A single region of the Tigriopus californicus strain San Diego chromosome 8, Tcal_SD_v2.1, whole genome shotgun sequence genome encodes:
- the LOC131884660 gene encoding junction plakoglobin-like isoform X1, with protein MDGLDRLDFLDGVNPRNSPESESAWWQSLTHSFTMDPMGPTAPPSTAPGSVPGPPGSQGGNPAYPSSDGSNQWGGPVDEGNFGPRDQTFMWQQNHYLQQQQQQDARVTESGFISGSTTQPPSMSGHEEDMDGNYVGGPGSITGSSLYDLDSMAQSEVSSIHSSQGFHTEPDDFIPQLVTALADDDQYVVDQCLVNVEKFLRKDNFLKAMIRSEPLINALVMAFNHAIEVLIEANNNPTKQGLDQASDRARSATNIMGKLSKIGDGRKAIVVFNALPGLVQLLACPLDRIMFLAIAAVHNLLLYAEDGIKESAKNGIRQCQGVQTLTKLLNRQGQEKLLAIVTDCLRLLAVQNSQTKKIILDCGGPQLLVQIMKNETYKSLLTMTSRLLKVLSVCPNNKVAIIQAGGIDAIAKHLGNSSNQTKSHCIWALRNLSDAASTINDVKSLIESLVELLEHKDEHIAICAAGIIFNLTCNNEANKLQVCQSNGIQALVGVIKNLGTNKDLLEPAVCALRHVTNNHVKADVAQTLLLEELNALPLLMGLLDYYMKTPPFPHWPSIKAILGLLRNLAQRPGNQFILRDKGCVVHCKDFMKYLVDSLLTGRLSNQPVENVRLQAVIEIAAGVIYAMSKEPQNRTILREPHLILILNKMMGSPSENIQRISCGTLEEISSDPMGASMLAKEASFEALRNLSNSKNEKITGHIHAILFNIESVKKIGATNLNQPMQSNIPQRNQMQGVPNPEMYPPPYATSNMPGNVAQQRNFGPGFDQGMMNQPQQQLQHHQQQQQQQQQPPHQQVPMQQQQQLHPQQFGDMNPHQSHPTQPNQFDMDDNIDFMDMGSVMSPDFSAGFNFFDNSLP; from the exons ATGGACG GTTTGGACCGTTTGGATTTTCTTGACGGAGTGAATCCGCGAAACTCGCCGGAGTCAGAGTCGGCTTGGTGGCAATCCTTGACGCATTCGTTCACTATGGACCCGATGGGCCCCACGGCCCCACCGTCCACGGCCCCTGGGTCGGTGCCAGGACCCCCCGGCTCCCAAGGCGGCAACCCGGCCTATCCCTCGTCGGATGGGAGCAATCAATGGGGCGGTCCGGTGGATGAGGGCAATTTTGGACCCCGGGACCAGACGTTTATGTGGCAACAAAACCATTATttgcaacaacagcaacagcaggATGCTCGAGTGACCGAATCCGGGTTTATCTCTGGCTCCACCACTCAACCGCCTTCCATGTCCGGCCATGAAGAAGATATGGACGGCAATTATGTGGGCGGACCGGGTTCAATCACCGGCTCTTCCCTCTACGATCTGGATTCCATGGCTCAGAGTG AGGTATCCTCGATCCATTCTTCCCAAGGCTTCCACACCGAACCGGACGATTTCATTCCCCAATTGGTGACGGCCTTAGCCGATGACGATCAGTATGTGGTGGATCAGTGCTTGGTCAATGTGGAGAAGTTCCTCCGCAAAGAcaacttcttgaaggccatgaTTCGCTCGGAGCCGTTGATCAACGCTTTGGTGATGGCCTTCAACCACGCCATCGAGGTGCTCATCGAAGCCAACAACAACCCTACCAAACAAGGTCTGGATCAGGCCAGTGATCGAGCCCGGAGTGCGACCAACATCATGGGCAAGTTGAGCAAGATCGGCGATGGCCGGAAAGCCATTGTCGTATTCAATGCCTTGCCTGGTCTGGTCCAACTTTTGGCGTGTCCTTTAGACCGGATCATGTTCCTGGCCATTGCGGCTGTACACAATTTGCTGCTATATGCCGAGGACGGGATCAAAGAGTCGGCCAAGAACGGGATTCGCCAATGTCAGGGCGTGCAGACCTTGACCAAGCTCCTGAATCGGCAAGGCCAGGAAAAGCTCCTGGCTATCGTGACGGACTGTTTGCGATTGTTGGCGGTGCAAAACTCGCAGACCAAAAAGATCATCTTAGATTGTGGTGGGCCGCAGTTGTTGGTGCAGATCATGAAGAACGAGACGTACAAGAGCTTGCTCACCATGACCTCTCGATTGCTGAAGGTCCTGTCCGTATGTCCCAATAACAAAGTGGCCATTATTCAGGCCGGTGGGATCGATGCCATTGCCAAGCATTTGGGGAACAGCAGCAACCAGACCAAATCTCATTGTATTTGGGCCCTAAGGAATCTCTCAGACGCTGCCTCCACTATT AATGATGTCAAGTCTCTGATTGAATCGTTAGTGGAACTACTCGAACACAAAGACGAACACATCGCCATTTGTGCGGCGGGCATCATCTTCAATTTGACGTGCAACAATGAAGCCAACAAGCTTCAAGTGTGTCAATCCAACGGGATCCAAGCCTTAGTGGGGGTCATCAAGAACCTCGGGACCAATAAGGATCTCTTGGAACCCGCCGTGTGTGCCCTTCGCCATGTGACCAACAATCATGTCAAAGCTGATGTAGCCCAGACTCTCCTTTTGGAGGAATTGAATGCCTTACCCCTGTTGATGGGTCTCTTGGATTACTACATGAAGACGCCTCCCTTTCCTCATTGGCCTTCGATCAAGGCCATTTTGGGCTTATTAAGGAACTTAGCCCAACGACCCGGCAATCAATTCATCTTGCGAGACAAGGGCTGTGTGGTACATTGCAAGGATTTCATGAAATACCTCGTCGACTCTCTGCTG ACGGGAAGACTTTCGAATCAGCCTGTTGAAAATGTGCGGCTTCAAGCCGTGATTGAAATTGCCGCAGGAGTGATTTATGCCATGTCTAAGGAGCCCCAAAACCGTACCATTCTTCGAGAACcgcatttaattttgatattgaacaaGATGATGGGTAGTCCTTCTGAGAATATCCAGAGAATCTCGTGCGGAACCTTGGAAGAAATCTCGTCTGATCCCATGGGAGCGTCCATGTTGGCCAAAGAAGCATCATTTGAGGCCTTAAGgaacttgtcaaactcaaagAACGAGAAGATCACTGGCCATATTCATGCCATTTTGTTCAACATAGAGTCGgtcaagaaaattggagcCACCAACTTGAATCAACCCATGCAGTCCAACATCCCTCAACGG AATCAAATGCAAGGTGTGCCCAATCCAGAAATGTATCCTCCTCCATATGCTACCTCCAATATGCCTGGGAATGTGGCTCAGCAAAGAAATTTTGGACCCG GCTTTGACCAAGGAATGATGAACCAGCCACAACAACAATtgcaacatcatcaacaacagcaacaacagcaacaacagcctCCACATCAGCAGGTCCCCatgcagcaacaacaacaacttcatcCGCAACAATTTGGGGACATGAATCCGCATCAATCTCATCCAACTCAACCGAATCAATTCGACATGGATGATAATATCGATTTCATGGATATGGGCTCGGTTATGTCTCCGGACTTCTCCGCTGGGTTTAACTTCTTTGACAATAGCTTGCCTTAG
- the LOC131884660 gene encoding junction plakoglobin-like isoform X2 produces MDPMGPTAPPSTAPGSVPGPPGSQGGNPAYPSSDGSNQWGGPVDEGNFGPRDQTFMWQQNHYLQQQQQQDARVTESGFISGSTTQPPSMSGHEEDMDGNYVGGPGSITGSSLYDLDSMAQSEVSSIHSSQGFHTEPDDFIPQLVTALADDDQYVVDQCLVNVEKFLRKDNFLKAMIRSEPLINALVMAFNHAIEVLIEANNNPTKQGLDQASDRARSATNIMGKLSKIGDGRKAIVVFNALPGLVQLLACPLDRIMFLAIAAVHNLLLYAEDGIKESAKNGIRQCQGVQTLTKLLNRQGQEKLLAIVTDCLRLLAVQNSQTKKIILDCGGPQLLVQIMKNETYKSLLTMTSRLLKVLSVCPNNKVAIIQAGGIDAIAKHLGNSSNQTKSHCIWALRNLSDAASTINDVKSLIESLVELLEHKDEHIAICAAGIIFNLTCNNEANKLQVCQSNGIQALVGVIKNLGTNKDLLEPAVCALRHVTNNHVKADVAQTLLLEELNALPLLMGLLDYYMKTPPFPHWPSIKAILGLLRNLAQRPGNQFILRDKGCVVHCKDFMKYLVDSLLTGRLSNQPVENVRLQAVIEIAAGVIYAMSKEPQNRTILREPHLILILNKMMGSPSENIQRISCGTLEEISSDPMGASMLAKEASFEALRNLSNSKNEKITGHIHAILFNIESVKKIGATNLNQPMQSNIPQRNQMQGVPNPEMYPPPYATSNMPGNVAQQRNFGPGFDQGMMNQPQQQLQHHQQQQQQQQQPPHQQVPMQQQQQLHPQQFGDMNPHQSHPTQPNQFDMDDNIDFMDMGSVMSPDFSAGFNFFDNSLP; encoded by the exons ATGGACCCGATGGGCCCCACGGCCCCACCGTCCACGGCCCCTGGGTCGGTGCCAGGACCCCCCGGCTCCCAAGGCGGCAACCCGGCCTATCCCTCGTCGGATGGGAGCAATCAATGGGGCGGTCCGGTGGATGAGGGCAATTTTGGACCCCGGGACCAGACGTTTATGTGGCAACAAAACCATTATttgcaacaacagcaacagcaggATGCTCGAGTGACCGAATCCGGGTTTATCTCTGGCTCCACCACTCAACCGCCTTCCATGTCCGGCCATGAAGAAGATATGGACGGCAATTATGTGGGCGGACCGGGTTCAATCACCGGCTCTTCCCTCTACGATCTGGATTCCATGGCTCAGAGTG AGGTATCCTCGATCCATTCTTCCCAAGGCTTCCACACCGAACCGGACGATTTCATTCCCCAATTGGTGACGGCCTTAGCCGATGACGATCAGTATGTGGTGGATCAGTGCTTGGTCAATGTGGAGAAGTTCCTCCGCAAAGAcaacttcttgaaggccatgaTTCGCTCGGAGCCGTTGATCAACGCTTTGGTGATGGCCTTCAACCACGCCATCGAGGTGCTCATCGAAGCCAACAACAACCCTACCAAACAAGGTCTGGATCAGGCCAGTGATCGAGCCCGGAGTGCGACCAACATCATGGGCAAGTTGAGCAAGATCGGCGATGGCCGGAAAGCCATTGTCGTATTCAATGCCTTGCCTGGTCTGGTCCAACTTTTGGCGTGTCCTTTAGACCGGATCATGTTCCTGGCCATTGCGGCTGTACACAATTTGCTGCTATATGCCGAGGACGGGATCAAAGAGTCGGCCAAGAACGGGATTCGCCAATGTCAGGGCGTGCAGACCTTGACCAAGCTCCTGAATCGGCAAGGCCAGGAAAAGCTCCTGGCTATCGTGACGGACTGTTTGCGATTGTTGGCGGTGCAAAACTCGCAGACCAAAAAGATCATCTTAGATTGTGGTGGGCCGCAGTTGTTGGTGCAGATCATGAAGAACGAGACGTACAAGAGCTTGCTCACCATGACCTCTCGATTGCTGAAGGTCCTGTCCGTATGTCCCAATAACAAAGTGGCCATTATTCAGGCCGGTGGGATCGATGCCATTGCCAAGCATTTGGGGAACAGCAGCAACCAGACCAAATCTCATTGTATTTGGGCCCTAAGGAATCTCTCAGACGCTGCCTCCACTATT AATGATGTCAAGTCTCTGATTGAATCGTTAGTGGAACTACTCGAACACAAAGACGAACACATCGCCATTTGTGCGGCGGGCATCATCTTCAATTTGACGTGCAACAATGAAGCCAACAAGCTTCAAGTGTGTCAATCCAACGGGATCCAAGCCTTAGTGGGGGTCATCAAGAACCTCGGGACCAATAAGGATCTCTTGGAACCCGCCGTGTGTGCCCTTCGCCATGTGACCAACAATCATGTCAAAGCTGATGTAGCCCAGACTCTCCTTTTGGAGGAATTGAATGCCTTACCCCTGTTGATGGGTCTCTTGGATTACTACATGAAGACGCCTCCCTTTCCTCATTGGCCTTCGATCAAGGCCATTTTGGGCTTATTAAGGAACTTAGCCCAACGACCCGGCAATCAATTCATCTTGCGAGACAAGGGCTGTGTGGTACATTGCAAGGATTTCATGAAATACCTCGTCGACTCTCTGCTG ACGGGAAGACTTTCGAATCAGCCTGTTGAAAATGTGCGGCTTCAAGCCGTGATTGAAATTGCCGCAGGAGTGATTTATGCCATGTCTAAGGAGCCCCAAAACCGTACCATTCTTCGAGAACcgcatttaattttgatattgaacaaGATGATGGGTAGTCCTTCTGAGAATATCCAGAGAATCTCGTGCGGAACCTTGGAAGAAATCTCGTCTGATCCCATGGGAGCGTCCATGTTGGCCAAAGAAGCATCATTTGAGGCCTTAAGgaacttgtcaaactcaaagAACGAGAAGATCACTGGCCATATTCATGCCATTTTGTTCAACATAGAGTCGgtcaagaaaattggagcCACCAACTTGAATCAACCCATGCAGTCCAACATCCCTCAACGG AATCAAATGCAAGGTGTGCCCAATCCAGAAATGTATCCTCCTCCATATGCTACCTCCAATATGCCTGGGAATGTGGCTCAGCAAAGAAATTTTGGACCCG GCTTTGACCAAGGAATGATGAACCAGCCACAACAACAATtgcaacatcatcaacaacagcaacaacagcaacaacagcctCCACATCAGCAGGTCCCCatgcagcaacaacaacaacttcatcCGCAACAATTTGGGGACATGAATCCGCATCAATCTCATCCAACTCAACCGAATCAATTCGACATGGATGATAATATCGATTTCATGGATATGGGCTCGGTTATGTCTCCGGACTTCTCCGCTGGGTTTAACTTCTTTGACAATAGCTTGCCTTAG
- the LOC131884662 gene encoding LOW QUALITY PROTEIN: elongation of very long chain fatty acids protein AAEL008004-like (The sequence of the model RefSeq protein was modified relative to this genomic sequence to represent the inferred CDS: inserted 1 base in 1 codon) yields MALTQNDSFMDGFVREKRDPRVTDWFLMSSIYPTLALSVAYVVYAKIVGPWHMRKSEPWNVKTPLMLYNLLQIIGNVWLLQRYLKFGWLAGYNLVCQDVERDADPSSNGYKMAVTIWWATMFRYLDFMDTFFFIVKKKFGHVNALQTIHHFLMPIYGWIVLNYGPGGRXSFGGMVNTVVHTIMYFYYFMAALGPQYQKYLWWKRYLTTFQIVQFVIGFSKSIIVALGSWNVDIPGKCRP; encoded by the exons ATGGCGTTGACCCAAAACGATAGCTTTATGGACGGGTTTGTCCGGGAGAAGCGTGATCCGAGAGTGACGGATTGGTTTCTTATGTCAAGTATTTATCCCACCTTGGCTCTCTCGGTGGCTTATGTGGTTTATGCTAAAATCGTTGGTCCTTGGCACATGAGGAAAAGTGAGCCATGGAACGTGAAAACGCCGCTAATGCTCTATAACTTGCTTCAAATCATCGGGAACGTTTGGTTACTACAGCGCTACCTGAAATTCGGATGGTTGGCCGGCTACAATCTGG TTTGTCAAGATGTGGAACGAGATGCGGATCCGAGTTCGAACGGCTATAAAATGGCAGTGACAATTTGGTGGGCCACCATGTTTCGCTACTTGGACTTCATGGATacattcttcttcatcgtcaaaaaaaagtttggtcACGTGAACGCTCTCCAAACCATCCATCACTTCCTCATGCCCATTTATGGCTGGATCGTGCTCAACTATGGACCTGGAGGCA ATTCTTTCGGCGGTATGGTCAACACGGTTGTGCACACCATTATGTACTTCTACTACTTCATGGCCGCCCTTGGGCCTCAATATCAGAAATATTTGTGGTGGAAGCGCTACCTCACAACCTTTCAAATCGTTCAGTTCGTCATCGGCTTCTCCAAGTCAATCATCGTAGCTTTGGGATCGTGGAATGTGGATATCCCTGGCAAGTGTCGGCCGTGA
- the LOC131884661 gene encoding elongation of very long chain fatty acids protein AAEL008004-like, with translation MGSLIQSYHELWEIRDLRVEGWPMMSTPWPTVALSAAYVYLVTIWGPRFMKDRKPYELKMPIQIYNIIQVVLSAYIVYEACVSGWTNHYSWVCQPVETSSDPDSNAMRMARIVWIYYLSKFVEFLDTFFFIARKKFSHVSVLQVVHHSIMPIFAYCLCRWLPGGHESFGGMLNSVVHFIMYGYYFMAALGPQFQKYLWWKKYLTTFQMIQFLAVFTKSMILILGLAECGYPWQFSAVTASIMVVFFILFANFFIQNYLNKPKSRKSA, from the exons ATGGGTTCCCTGATACAGTCCTACCACGAGTTGTGGGAGATCCGAGATCTAAGGGTCGAAGGATGGCCTATGATGTCCACCCCGTGGCCGACGGTGGCCTTGTCTGCCGCTTATGTGTATCTGGTGACCATCTGGGGTCCTCGGTTCATGAAAGACCGCAAACCTTATGAGCTGAAGATGCCCATTCAGATCTATAACATCATTCAAGTGGTCCTCTCCGCATACATCGTGTACGAGGCTTGTGTCAGTGGTTGGACCAACCATTACAGTTGGG TATGTCAGCCCGTGGAAACGAGCTCCGATCCGGATTCCAATGCCATGCGAATGGCCAGAATTGTATGGATCTATTATCTGAGTAAATTCGTCGAGTTCCTTGacactttcttcttcatcgcGCGCAAAAAGTTCTCACACGTGTCCGTTCTGCAAGTGGTCCATCACAGTATCATGCCCATCTTTGCGTATTGCTTGTGCCGATGGCTTCCTGGTGGTCACGAATCCTTCGGTGGGATGCTCAACTCTGTGGTGCACTTCATTATGTACGGATATTATTTCATGGCCGCCCTGGGTCCGcagtttcaaaaatatctgtGGTGGAAGAAGTATCTGACCACGTTCCAAATGATCCAATTCTTGGCTGTGTTCACCAAGAGCATGATTCTGATCTTGGGACTGGCCGAATGTGGATATCCGTGGCAGTTCTCGGCTGTGACCGCCAGTATCATGGTGGTGTTCTTTATTCTCTTCGCCAACTTCTTCATCCAAAACTACCTGAACAAACCCAAATCCAGAAAGAGCGCTTAA
- the LOC131885191 gene encoding uncharacterized protein LOC131885191, with translation MSRDDFSSFTQLCGYLCLSSSNKEVHSTGTLLNVRKATPDYNHKSEKSQEVYAEEGTAIITEPLLSSSTDSSKRPHTDNSNQPSSNNHRGRRLERFHFRKHRPSFGERNQSTVLCCSPVPPGPGQVDLCPQTWFCSEYPEDPSQANQPSVPQTTEEHGGSLCQLQISDILWRALFFMTCLPLCYLCYFSRKMRRRRKITRAPNEQHTRNCHDLSRNPHSQVVTEGQDLMGQTILGQMKQIKSALKGTVNTNILTKPEQSESQEDKVVEGSEDTMRLPNGTPRPVEEDASPTKVIKINVIVLHSSSSYLIHKRLISTFGDPPRSPSLQGSQSDGMLRTHTAPAEGFATRSLLQVPGAKSSSVKRLGSLPSSFSTRHNGRQGQSMCIDTHDSRPTEPLVVANHHGGAISVHFSSQEKLSTVVEDEDPGEESALIPGTTESFTRRSSSSTSDQFYDCTDTISSLPTVLPEDGVQRPAIIISSSQNEEEVVIAGSFVPTTKKEHKPDHWKKVRTLSCFLGLSRASKGHISDDDDQTVQDGPSDPTQHQGRRVSTNLSEGNNSLELIGMPRNSAHVEHEAVQLRSGEKKRRSDSKSRSNSSPSSRFVSGASVKREKKNEGSRKKSLIKGRWSMGKSFSKIGPHIKEDLVKMESLGNRIELIKDLGFQVSFAVFDEASVSQWKGRDLQEAFDIPNMDLFLLAVRQNNVSELNEVLNTESGMISYLAKFWTGFYPLLLIEILNKNIDNAEEIEPFSRQLRRIHAYFGDVHHIRIAEDELDDHMDWIAECLGRLYIHARLFQCSRVYGDGLSSLDRCPGGCELNKRRTRSSQRLFRKPNLMKKHSRSAYGRTKFISDDISERI, from the exons ATGTCGAG AGATGATTTCtcttcattcactcaattgtGTGGGTATCTTTGTTTGAGCTCCTCTAATAAAGAGGTCCACTCAACTGGAACCCTGCTGAACGTACGCAAAGCAACTCCAGATTACAATCATAAAAGCGAAAAAAGCCAGGAAGTATATGCTGAAGAAGGGACCGCTATCATTACCGAACCACTTCTGTCATCATCGACGGACAGTTCAAAAAGGCCTCATACCGATaactccaaccaaccaagttcAAATAACCATCGAGGTCGAAGGCTCGAACGGTTCCACTTCCGTAAACACAGACCTTCTTTTGGGGAGCGTAACCAATCCACAGTTTTATGTTGCTCTCCCGTCCCACCGGGTCCGGGGCAAGTGGACCTATGCCCACAGACATGGTTTTGTTCAGAGTACCCTGAAGATCCCTCTCAAGCCAACCAACCCTCGGTGCCTCAGACGACCGAGGAACACGGTGGTTCTTTATGTCAACTACAAATCAGTGATATCCTATGGCGGGCCCTTTTCTTCATGACCTGTTTACCTCTCTGCTACCTTTGCTACTTTTCACGAAAGATGAGACGGCGGAGAAAAATAACCCGGGCACCCAATGAGCAACATACTCGTAATTGTCATGATCTCTCAAGAAACCCCCATTCCCAGGTTGTGACAGAAGGTCAAGATTTAATGGGTCAGACCATACTTGGCCAgatgaaacaaatcaaatcgGCTCTAAAGGGGACAGTTAACACAAACATACTCACAAAACCAGAGCAGTCTGAGAGCCAGGAAGACAAGGTCGTGGAAGGGTCTGAGGACACGATGAGACTACCAAATGGCACCCCACGGCCAGTGGAAGAAGATGCCAGTCCGACCAAAGTGATAAAAATCAACGTGATAGTTTTACATTCCTCGAGTAGCTATTTGATTCATAAAAGGCTTATTTCCACGTTCGGTGACCCCCCCAGGAGTCCCAGTCTACAGGGGAGCCAATCGGACGGGATGCTAAGGACACACACAGCCCCGGCCGAAGGGTTTGCAACGAGAAGCCTTCTTCAAGTCCCGGGAGCCAAATCCTCATCGGTCAAACGTTTAGGGTCCTTGCCAAGTTCGTTCTCGACGAGGCACAATGGTCGTCAGGGTCAAAGTATGTGTATTGATACCCACGACAGTCGACCGACAGAGCCTCTTGTGGTTGCAAATCACCATGGTGGGGCCATATCCGTCCATTTCTCATCTCAAGAAAAACTTTCCACAGTGGTCGAGGACGAAGATCCCGGCGAAGAGAGCGCTTTGATCCCAGGGACCACAGAGTCTTTCACTCGGCGCTCATCGTCCTCGACTTCAGACCAGTTCTACGATTGCACAGACACCATTAGTAGTCTTCCTACAGTCTTGCCAGAAGATGGAGTTCAACGACCTGCCATTATCATTTCTTCTAGTCAAAACGAAGAGGAGGTAGTCATAGCCGGGTCTTTTGTTCCAACGACCAAAAAGGAACACAAACCGGaccattggaaaaaagttcGCACTTTGTCATGTTTTCTGGGTTTGAGTCGAGCCTCAAAAGGTCACATatcagatgatgatgaccaaaCCGTACAGGATGGACCAAGTGACCCAACACAGCACCAGGGTCGTCGAGTATCAACCAATTTAAGCGAAGGAAATAACTCGTTGGAGTTGATTGGAATGCCAAGAAATTCAGCTCATGTGGAACATGAGGCCGTTCAGTTGAGATCCGGAGAAAAGAAACGACGTTCAGATTCCAAGTCAAGATCAAATTCGAG CCCCTCGTCACGGTTTGTCTCAGGTGCTAGTgtgaagagggaaaagaaaaacgaagGGAGCCGAAAAAAAAGCCTAATCAAGGGCAGATGGAGCATGGGTAAATCTTTCTCAAAAATTGGACCGCATATTAAGGAGGATCTGGTAAAGATGGAGTCCTTGGGAAACAG GATTGAGCTCATTAAGGACCTCGGGTTCCAAGTCAGTTTCGCCGTCTTCGATGAGGCTTCGGTTTCACAGTGGAAGGGAAGGGACCTTCAAGAAGCCTTTGACATTCCAAACATGGACCTGTTCCTCTTGGCTGTGAGACAG AACAACGTGTCAGAATTGAACGAGGTACTCAATACAGAGAGTGGGATGATCAGctacttggccaagttctGGACCGGGTTCTATCCTTTGCTTCTCATCGAGATcctcaataaaaacatcgaCAATGCGGAAGAG ATTGAGCCATTTTCGAGACAACTCCGACGAATTCATGCATACTTCGGGGATGTTCATCACATCCGGATTGCCGAAGATGAATTGGACGATCACATGGATTGGATAGCGGAATGCTTGGGAAGACTCTATATCCACGCACGATTGTTTCAATGCTCAAGAGTTTACGGGGATGGCTTGTCTAGCTTGGATCGTTGTCCTGGAGGCTGTGAATTGAACAAACGTCGGACCCGATCAAGTCAACGATTATTCCGCAAACCCAACTTGATGAAAAAGCATTCCAGGTCAGCCTATGGACGGACCAAATTTATCTCCGACGACATTAGTGAGAGAATATAA